In Anseongella ginsenosidimutans, one genomic interval encodes:
- a CDS encoding transposase has product MKGKRRKFSSAFKAKVALEALKEKETLAELAQRFEVHAVMISKWKQEFLEKSAHVFDKEADQEEQVDPDRLYAKIGQLELENDFLKKSLKKLH; this is encoded by the coding sequence ATGAAAGGAAAACGTAGAAAATTCAGTTCGGCCTTCAAGGCCAAAGTGGCGCTGGAAGCGCTGAAGGAAAAGGAAACGCTGGCAGAATTGGCTCAGCGGTTCGAAGTTCACGCGGTAATGATCAGCAAGTGGAAACAGGAGTTTCTGGAAAAGTCCGCTCACGTGTTTGACAAAGAGGCGGATCAAGAAGAACAGGTGGATCCCGACCGGCTGTATGCTAAGATCGGCCAACTGGAGCTGGAAAATGACTTTTTAAAAAAAAGCTTGAAAAAGCTCCATTAA